The following nucleotide sequence is from Oncorhynchus kisutch isolate 150728-3 linkage group LG29, Okis_V2, whole genome shotgun sequence.
TGGGAGGTGTCTTGGTCCGGGTGGATTGTGGTCTCCTCCTGTGGCCATTTGTTGCATAAATTCCCACGCTTCTCAATGTAGTTGTTCTCCTCCACATCTAAACACACAACAGTGCAGTTTGGGAAATGGAATGTCCCATGTGAATATTCCGTGTGAATGTTCCGTGTGAATGTTCCATGTGAATGTTCCTTGTGAATGTTCCATGTGAATGTTCCATGTGAATGTTCCTTGTGAATGTTCCATGTGAATGTTCCTTGTGAATGTTCCATGTGAATGTTCCATGTGAATGTTCCTTGTGAATGTTCCATGTGAATGTTCCATGTGAATGTTCCATGTGAATGTTCTTTGTGAATGTTTCATGTGAATGTTCTATGTAAATGTTCCATGTGAATTTTCCATGTGAATGTTTCATGTGAATGTTCCATGTAAATGTTCCATGTGAATTTTCCATGTGAATGTTCCATGTGAATGTTCCATGTGAATGTTCCATATGAATTTTCCATGTGAATGTTCCATGTGAATGTTCCATGTGAATGTTCCATATGAATTTTCCATGTGAATGTTCCATGTGAATGTTCTATGTGAATGTTCTATGTGAATGTTCCATGTGAATGTTCCATGTGAATGTTCCATGTGAATGTTCTATGTGAATGTTCCATGTGAATGTTCTTTGTGAATGTTTCATGTGAATGTTTCATGTGAATGTTCCATGTGAATGTTCTATGTGAATGTTCCATGTGAATGTTCTTTGTGAATGTTCCATGTGAATGTTCTATGTGAATGTTCCATGTGAATGTTCTATGGAAATGTACCATGTGAATTTTCCATAGAAATGCAACAAAACACATAAAGTAGATACTTACATTCAGTCTGACTTTGACCTTTTTTCTTTTTCTGACGCCTCTTCTTCAAATGTAGAATGGCGACGGCCAGTGTCGTCAGTGCAAATGCAAAGAGACCAAATGCAGCCACAGCTGACCTGTGACCTTTTCCCGAAACAAATGCCACAGTTTAATTCTAAATGTATTCATGAATCTTTAAAAAGGTACTGTGTTCTGTAGTACCCTATCCCCTGATTCATATTTGTGCCTTCAAAGCTTGATTCAATACATACTGTGCTACTCAATTAAAGGACAAGTAATGGGcaggtctactgtactgtccagAGAGAACTGTTCTGGACCAATAGTATACAGAAAGTCCATGAGGAGTTACTGTACCTCTGCATGTTGGGACAACTGGGCTGAAGCCTTCCTCACTTATTTCGTTCATTGCCACACAGGTCAGGTTTCCAGGCGTATGGCTGTCCAGGAATAGAACAGGCCCTGAGCTCAGGGTCTGATTGGACCCTGTCCAGGCAAATGGCTGCTCGGTCCAGATCATCACAACTCTGTCTCCTTTGTCAACAGAGCAGGTCAGAACAACTCTCCCATCAAAAGTACAGGAGGTTCTCACCTTTGGTTTGGAAACAGGTTCTGAAATGTAAATCAATCAAGTCACACAAATATACACTCACACAGTGCAAAGTCAATCAACAAGCTACAACAGAGAATATTATGTTCAGTCAAAACGAAGCAAATAAATTAACAATAAATTAACGAaagccaaaataaaataaaaactgaaattacATTAAAGGGGCAATTTGCAAGCGGGTACATCAATGTTTGGACTTAAATTAatgatatacccattgattcttgaagaatattacataagagcttagttcaactgttgtaccacACCAGAAACCAATATATAAGCCTGTGTTACTCCATTGTTTATAAACAATGTGATTGTAAACAAACTGTATAGCTTCAAAAATTGTTGAAACAATAATCTTGATATTGTGCATCCATAGCTCAGTCTGAATTTGTGGATACATTTTTAcaaccccatccctcagctgtttaccaaaacaatgGCTGGGTGTACATTGTTATTGGTCgaattgcagattgcccctttaatcaaCATAGACGTGTATGTTTGTGCTAAAACTTCCCTGACAAATTGAAGAATTGTGTAATTTCAAACAACTCACCTAGAATACTGAGCTCAATGTGCCGCTCGGATAAACAGCCTCCATTTTCACTGTATTGTTGAACAGTATAATTTCCACTGTCTCTTTTCAGTCCTTCATTAAACTTCAGTGAACCATTTAGAAAGATCTCACACCTATCCATTAAATTAACAAGCGTACCATTTCTAACTATTAACATATCTGTATTATCATGTTTCCATCTTATGTCAGAGATCTTGGCGTGTAAGTGCATTTTAGGGTGAAGGAATATGGAGTTTCCTACTCGTCCAACTACT
It contains:
- the LOC116352801 gene encoding T-cell surface antigen CD2-like isoform X1, coding for MEFTNMSSPHTLRVLTSTGGLPMWMMLLHLSISYVVAEDIRVVGRVGNSIFLHPKMHLHAKISDIRWKHDNTDMLIVRNGTLVNLMDRCEIFLNGSLKFNEGLKRDSGNYTVQQYSENGGCLSERHIELSILEPVSKPKVRTSCTFDGRVVLTCSVDKGDRVVMIWTEQPFAWTGSNQTLSSGPVLFLDSHTPGNLTCVAMNEISEEGFSPVVPTCRGHRSAVAAFGLFAFALTTLAVAILHLKKRRQKKKKGQSQTEYVEENNYIEKRGNLCNKWPQEETTIHPDQDTSHYEFCRPLAPASSERKRRLSLELNDIYV
- the LOC116352801 gene encoding T-cell surface antigen CD2-like isoform X2 yields the protein MHLHAKISDIRWKHDNTDMLIVRNGTLVNLMDRCEIFLNGSLKFNEGLKRDSGNYTVQQYSENGGCLSERHIELSILEPVSKPKVRTSCTFDGRVVLTCSVDKGDRVVMIWTEQPFAWTGSNQTLSSGPVLFLDSHTPGNLTCVAMNEISEEGFSPVVPTCRGHRSAVAAFGLFAFALTTLAVAILHLKKRRQKKKKGQSQTEYVEENNYIEKRGNLCNKWPQEETTIHPDQDTSHYEFCRPLAPASSERKRRLSLELNDIYV
- the LOC116352801 gene encoding uncharacterized protein LOC116352801 isoform X3, with product MEFTNMSSPHTLRVLTSTGGLPMWMMLLHLSISYEPVSKPKVRTSCTFDGRVVLTCSVDKGDRVVMIWTEQPFAWTGSNQTLSSGPVLFLDSHTPGNLTCVAMNEISEEGFSPVVPTCRGHRSAVAAFGLFAFALTTLAVAILHLKKRRQKKKKGQSQTEYVEENNYIEKRGNLCNKWPQEETTIHPDQDTSHYEFCRPLAPASSERKRRLSLELNDIYV